In Chitinophagaceae bacterium, the DNA window GATTTTGAGGGGCAACAAAGTATTATAGAGAATATGAAAGTTTTTGTAAGTGCGGCTCGTCAGAGAAAAGAGCCCTTAGATCATGTGTTGTTACATGGTCCGCCGGGGCTGGGAAAGACTACTCTTTGTCTTATAATTGCGAGGGAAATGGGGGCTTCTATACGGATAACATCGGGACCAGTCATAGAAAAACCTGGTGATTTGGCGGGTATGCTCACGAATTTAGAACCACTGGAGGTCTTATTTATTGATGAGATACATAGGTTAAATCCGATAGTAGAAGAATATTTGTATGCTGCGATGGAAGATTATAAAATAGATATTGTATTGGATAGTGGTCCTAATGCGAGAAGTGTTCAGATAAAATTAAATCCTTTTACGGTTATAGGAGCCACTACACGAATAGGTTTATTAACAGCACCTTTGCGATCTCGTTTTGGTATCCATGGTAGGTTAGAATATTATACAGCCGACCTACTAAAAAAAATAGTTCAAAGATCTGCTTCTTTGCTTCATGTGTTTATTGATGAAGAATCTTCTTTAGAAATAGCAAAAAGAAGTAGGGGGACTCCCCGAATAGCGAATAATCTTCTCCGAAGGATAAGGGACTTTGCACAGGTACAAAATAATGGTTTTATTAATATGCCAATCGCTCAAA includes these proteins:
- the ruvB gene encoding Holliday junction branch migration DNA helicase RuvB, giving the protein MREDYLQGEKNVLSKEEQEIEKALRPLYFRDFEGQQSIIENMKVFVSAARQRKEPLDHVLLHGPPGLGKTTLCLIIAREMGASIRITSGPVIEKPGDLAGMLTNLEPLEVLFIDEIHRLNPIVEEYLYAAMEDYKIDIVLDSGPNARSVQIKLNPFTVIGATTRIGLLTAPLRSRFGIHGRLEYYTADLLKKIVQRSASLLHVFIDEESSLEIAKRSRGTPRIANNLLRRIRDFAQVQNNGFINMPIAQKALEALGVDSDGLDEMDNKILHTIIHTFKGGPVGVNSIGSACGEEGETIEEFYEPFLVQSGYIKRTTRGREATDLAYSHFKMKKENRLL